The following coding sequences lie in one Palaemon carinicauda isolate YSFRI2023 chromosome 7, ASM3689809v2, whole genome shotgun sequence genomic window:
- the LOC137643470 gene encoding probable protein BRICK1-B, with amino-acid sequence METWNYSDTVLEPARTNRKAAMSARNQVITQQISKDWVNREYIEVITSNIKRIAEFLNSFDMSCRSKLSQLNEKLTTLERRIEYLEARVTKGETLN; translated from the exons ATGGAGACCTGGAACTACTCAGACACAGTG TTGGAACCAGCTCGCACAAATCGCAAAGCAGCCATGTCGGCACGGAATCAAGTCATCACTCAGCAAATTAGTAAAGACTGGGTGAACAGAGAATATATTGAG GTTATTACAAGTAATATCAAGAGGATAGCGGAATTTCTTAACAGTTTTGATATGTCGTGCAGGTCTAAGCTTAGTCAACTAAACGAAAAGCTAACAACACTGGAACGGAGAATCGAGTACCTCGAGGCAAGAGTCACAAAAGGTGAAACTTTAAATTGA